From Erigeron canadensis isolate Cc75 chromosome 5, C_canadensis_v1, whole genome shotgun sequence:
AACGATTTCATAGTAGAAGTGAAGACTCTTTTTATGTCACCAAATGTTACTTACACAGTAAACCTTGTCAGCAATCCTGCGTATAAGGATATGGGGGGATTTGTACCCTTCAAATACAAGTTGGAAGATGAGACCCAATATTGGCCTTTATCCAAGGGGGATATGAGAGATGGATGGTTGATAATTGAATTATATCAATTTACTAGCTACCAAAATGAACATAATTTTAAGATTCAGTTCACCCCATCAGACGATAATAAGGATGATGTAAACGCTTTTTACTTTGAAGGTATTGAATTTCGGCCAGTGGAGCAAGTAAGTGATCATCTTTTTAACACTTTCAATATTTCTTAGCTTAGGATAAGAAGAATTGCATATAATATACATGTATTAAGcttcataatatcatatatttgaGTGAGCCTCATCTCAGACTTAAACATCtacttgtcatttttttctaGCTTGTTTTATCCTATTAAGCAAATATCTATAATTGTTTCTACCCTAAGAAAATggaagtattattattattgcttaTATATAGTATGCATCAATTGATATCAACCTTGCtacatatctatatttatagaTAAGAAGATTTGAAAATGAGGAAGACAACAATAAGGTGGATACACTAACGACCTTACCAAATTCAGACATTGATTGGGAACAAAAATTGCCAACTGACTATATGGAGTTGGTTAAGTTGTCAAAAGATGATCATCTACAACACACAACCAAGAGGGAACTTTACTTTCTTTTTCGCAAAGGATTTCTCATTCATAATGATGGCATGGTACAAAACAATACCTATTCTCGTAATCCACGAGATATGGAGAATGATGCGATGGTATGTTCATATATATTCCTCTTTTTCCTTATTATTTGGTAATCAAGAAATATATCGCAAATTACATGCATAGTAAGAGGTTAATTGCCTTGTAGCAAACCTGCTTTATACATGTCGTTAGCCATCCTTCTATATACTAAAAGAGGTTgctttaataagttattaaccaatcacatctctctatttttttcttaattggACCTTTCCTACGTCACTAATTCTTCCATTTACGATATATTTATATGGGGAGGTTATGGTAGGAAGGATCTTATCTTGCGAAATGTAGGAAAGATttgattttcatgtttttacGTGTTTTGCTTCCTCCTCACCACTACCGGCCTtcttccccaccaccaccaccactaccgtCCATCTTCCCCCATCAGCCACCACCACGGGtggatttgattttcattttttccgGTGGATAATGTAGGGGTGTAACCCTTAGCCAAATGGGTTTTCGCCCTTTACCGGATGTAGTCCTTAAGGAAATTTGTAAAAGGGTCGGAGGCTGAACGAATTCGGGAGTGGTCTGGATTTGATAGGAGGCGATCCAGCTCCAGTGGCGGTGGTGTTGTTTGGGAAGAACTAAGATGGAAGTACTAATTTTCATCATAGTTGTCAATGACATTCATCTTAAACTATGATGAATGTCAGTAATCTGATGAATGTCAAAAAATAGGAGCTATTTAATTGATAACAGAATTTGAATTTCGTAACCATATAAATTATTTACCAATGAACAGTGGTTTTCTATCAACAAAAGTATGAAGAATCGTCTTATGATACCAGCAACATCATTTTTGGGAGAGAAAGGATGGGAATGGAGGCCTTTACTGGAATCGAGGTTATGACTCTGAATCTCTGATATCCATTACATTAAATGTTAGCTAGATGTATCGATGCAATGCAcatttttgttgaaaaacatATGCACATTACGTGCAGTTTTTTCTACTTAAAGTTGACATCTAACTAGGATTTTCTCAAATAATTCATAACCATCATGATTCACGTACACATGAACTCATAATGTCTTTTTCTTCGAACTCTTTTGCAGATTTAAACTTGTGGCTACGTCTATTGCACATGAGTACACAGGTTATTTTTTTAGCATTGCTTGTGAAATCAATTCCCAATTGTTGTCATATCAAACAAACTATTCAAGTCACTTTATATACAAATGGTCTGAAAATCACCCGAGGCATACTGGTGATCTTTTGCTAAATGCGAGTCATTGTTTTGGAGATAGCTCACGAACTTTCATGTTTTACGCACTACCTCACCATACCCCATTTATTGGACCCAAAGATGAGAAAAGCTTTCAAAGATCACATGATACACGAATATTGAAAGGCCATCCGAAGCAAAGGAAGGATGGTTGGATGGAATTCAAACTTTGTGAAGTTTCAAACGAGGTTAATGGAGCTATTAGACTGGATTTTAGGTTTGTATTTAACAGATACATGGATAATTTTGACATTGTTGTAGAAGGCATTGAATTTAGGCCCTTGTGAGTATACGTACTTCTCAATCTTTCCCTTCTTCATGTTGGATACTGCTTTCATTGTTCTCACACAGTTCCGTATGTTTGTCCCAGTATGGTTGGGAGGCTTTAGGACAGTGCAGCAGGTTCTATGCACAACCTTAGAGTCATACTTTGGAACCCGTTGAAACTTGCTAGTGTTGTACATAAAATATATCATGATACAATGTTACCATTAGTGTCACTTTTGCTGACTTTACAAAGACACCACAAAACCTTACAAGTTAGATACGTTTTGGTGCATTTTATAGACATAGCGATTGTATGATAAGTTGATAACATTTTGTGAGATTAGAGCGGATGCAAGGAGTACTTTTCCGATCTGGTGAATCTTAGAGTTCCAAAACTGAATGGATTTATTCGAGATTTTGTGAGATTATATAGGTTTTTTGTAAGGTTAGCACATGGTGTAAGGTTAGCCCACTGTTTTTCTTCTCCCCCAAGGATTTATTCGAGATTGATAGACATGTTGGTCTAGGACGAAAAGCAAGAGATTTTTAAAGGTATCAGTTTCGTTTCATGTTGGGTCCTGTGGAAAACGAGAAATGAAAaaaggtttgaaaaaaaaacgGTTTGCATTGAGAAGGTGTTCCAAGACGTCATAACAACGAGTTATTTGTGGTTTAAGAATAGGGTCAAGTATGTTTCTCTTACTTGGCAAGAATGAAGTAGTTTTAGCTTTGATCTCTCaatgtaaatatatagtttttttgtaCTATATAGGGCCGATTCATCCGATTTTGGGGTGAGTCGGCGATTTAAAGCgaataaaagttaatttaaaaaaaaaaaaaaaaaaactaaatggaTTTAGACGTGTTTTTGCTCATAGATTTAATCGGTCTCTAGCTTAACTTCAAATACATGGAGTATTACTTTAACATCTATATTACTAGTCCGTAAGCACCTTTTGTTCTTTGCCATCTAAGTTTTATGTTACTAGTCGATCCGTAAGcaccttaactttttttttttttgttatttgccTACCAAGTTTGCTTTCAAACAAAAATGGTGAAGCCTCATGTTTGAGCTTTTATTTTTGACCTACTCCGAGTATGTTTGCCAATGTAGTTGTAGCTGTAGCTTTAGTTGGAGCTTTAAGCTATATATAGTTTTGGTAAGCAAAGCTGTTAAATGAAGTTTTTACTTTTGCAACTGCAATTTCAAAAAGTatttgtgtaacttttaaaaattaaaagcttAATCGAAAAGCTAAAACTAGTTCCTAAAATGCTACTTATTTTGGAGCTTAGTCTTTCAAACTAAAACTAGTTGTatccaaacaaaacttttagTTTAGAATAAAAAACTAGATAACTctttgaaaatttttagaaaatctTATAACAAACATAGCTTCCGTATATGACTAAACAAATGAAACCCGACATTTATCAATGTGCATTTATCATGTCACAAAATGTAAATTTACTAAGAACACCCCAAATGGTCTTACTCAATACTAACCAATACAGTGTCACATCAGCAAAACTTTTTTCCAATACATTTTTCTCAATTCATACCCAATACCCAATACATTGCAATACACttcaacatatttattttcaaacttttaataaataaaactacaaatataatttataaaataaacacaaaataaaaaaatgcacAGCCGCTCCGTATTCATCACCACGGAAGTCTCAATACGCGTGCGAATACTAACCCAATACGGCAATGGTGTGCACCGTATTGATTAATCAATACAGAAGAATACGGTATACGGGGTGCTCTAACCAATCATATACTTGCGAGTACGTTTGTAAAAccaattaaaaaactaataatacaTCTCAAATTTGAAATAACTTCAACTCACGCAAAAGAGCCTAGAATCTTCGAAATTCTACCGAACCACAATCGATGGAACACATTGAGCCAGTTTTCACCACAACTTTTCTTCAACGGCCACTTTAAAAGCCACGTGAACAGGCCCAGAAAGTACACTAACGTGGCCCAATGAGTATCCACTCGTTTGTCTTCATCCTCTCCTATTTAACCAACCCATCCTTTCTACCAAATATCCACTcaacacaacaacaataccAAGCAATTAACTTCTTCCTAGTactacaacatttttttttaaaacaaaatctttcACACCCATCCAACATACACATATAAATGGCTGCTACATCAGTTTTCATTGCAACCCCAGTCACATTAAACCTTACCAAAAACACCAACTTTTCTTCACAAtgttttttcaagaaaaacacCATTAGGTGCATGTCCTCACCTCAAGATGGCTCAAGCACCCCAACTACTGATGGTTCTGCCAAACCAATGACGTCATCATCATCCACCCCGAACCCACCATCAATGAGTTCGACCACCCcacccccaccaccaccgccagcTCCTAAGGTCCCAAAAGTCAGCACCAAGTTTAACGACTTGTTTGCCTTCAGTGGACCAGTGCCCGAAAGAATAAACGGAAGGTTAGCCATGATTGGGTTCGTGTCTGCAATGGCTGTGGAGTTGAGCAGTGGTCAAGATCTGTTTACTCAGATATCTAACGGAGGATTAACGGTGTTTGTTGGGACAAGCGTTGTGTTGACATTGGCGTCGTTAGTGCCGTTGTTTCAAGGGGTGAGAGCCGAGTCCAAGTCAAACGGAGTGATGACTTCAGATGCCGAGTTGTTGAACGGACGTGTTGCCATGTTGGGTTTGATTGCTCTGGCCTTTACTGAGTTTGTTACTGGCAGTGctcttgtttaattttatttgaattatagatatagaaaagaaggggtgttttattattatgtccCAGTTGTATGTTCAATTTCGATGTATATATAACAGTTTTGCATGAATttgaatatatttgtttgtcatCATCTAGTGTTGTTTGTATAACCGATGGCTCATTTACGAAATCAATGTGATTTAAGTTGTGGTCATCGatcgaattaaaaaaaaacattcatttttttccaaaaaattgtttaaagaaAGTAACTCGTACAAGTTAACCATTATTCGACATCGAGGACATAAAGTAATAGAACATCTCTATTACTTTTAAGGAtatttttataatcatttaagtACTTTCATAATTGTACATTTTTGAGATTACACTTCATATCTTCACATAtatccttatacatccttataaatccttcaaattatataattattttatctcTAACAATACTAACATTCTTAGATATCCTTACATTGtttaaataaacatgattcgatttgAGTGATAAAATATCCAAAATGGAACATATAAGGGCAGTCAACATAGTTGCCATTGATTTTGGATTTTCAAAACAAGGTGATAAAGTAATAATAGGATAAGAAATTCGGCTGTAACTTGATGCACAAATTTAGAGAGAAGAAACTCACGAATTTAGGGTTTAGTGTGTGATtagattaaccttaacttatgGTTAATaactctctctctatatatataaggaaaatatttacactttaaaccccctttggtgtttaatgtgtgcacaATTAATCCTCTTAGTTAAAATCACCTAATGGAAAACCATATATtacgtctttaagagtaaatacgttcATCATATATTTGCTTAGACATAAGGATTTCAGTTATCctcaattatcatatcatgaaTGATcaacgatcagtgacggtcacactaacgtggttccaacatacATATCATTTTACCTCCAATTAAAACAATAAGGACAAGTTAGGTCAGAAAGACATCTttaaaaaatccttagttttagACAAGCATCAACGTCAAATAATATCTAAAGGTACCTAAGGTCGCCTAAAGGTACCCCATTGAAAATAGTCTaagaatatataataatatgtatagttgaatgaaaaattaaagattCTAACGATTTataagataaaattaaagattttagagatatataatgtttacaacagttataagaattttttttaaacacgaAAGacgataaaaaaaattgaaaaaccattGATGTTTGATACAAGTGGATCCATTTGTCGCCAAATTTGTGGAGCCTAGAAAGTTCCGCGTACCACAATCAATAAATGAAAGCACATTTCATATGCTTATTTGAAAGCCACGTGAATAGACCTTAAAAGTTCACAAACGTGGCCCTCTAGACTAAAGGGTATGATTCTATGGAAAGAGCatcttttcttctcttttctttttattattattattattatttttttatcatgtTTATAGGCATCTTGTAAAAATGTGTGGTGAAACAATGTTGGTGGGTCAtgagaaacaaataaaaaagatttaataaagatcaaaattaataaacctcatgagaaacaaataaaaaagagggCACAGATTAACGAtttccaaaattttaaaaatttacactcgtaataaaaatttttataataaaaatatttaataaagtgcaaagttattaaaaaaaaactcatgagaaacaaataaaaaagagggCAAAGATCAACAATTTCCAAGATATTACAaatttatactcgtaataaaattttaatttcgaAAAAATCATTTGCCCCTTTTACCAtaaactatatatctatatttcttataaagaaaaagatttatttttattttaggtaattctacctttgaattactaGAATTGtctttactttttatgtttagcctttaatgaattataatttacactctaaacttttattttaataattaacactttaagtccttatcttctaaaaatattCATTACCACAATTCCATCAATTTATACCATttgacaccgtcaccaccaccaatagtaccatcaccgacaccactagaccgtcttccccaccacagccgccgcattacgcgagTACCATGGTCGTAAAAAAGAAGCATTTACAACCAAACTATTAGAAGGTGTGTTAAACATTCAAGTAATTTGTGTGTTGTGCTAGAGGGGGAtttctctctatataattaagagagGATATAAAAATGCTTATGTGACACTATTTTTGAAATGACATGTAGGATTTTTGCTTATTGGtaaaattgtaacaaattttgcttatttttggtattttaaaatttgatataataatacttaatattttaatattaaataataatggatatcaattatgtttatatatgtgcCTATAcgtatttttatataacttttattttaacatgttaAGTAAAGATATAGTTTAGTTAGGCAAAGATTAACATACAATTCTAAtttaatactaatatataatataataatattgatattgataatagATATTCACtatgttatatttttacatatgcgtttttttaaatatatttaatagttGTTTTCAAAGCTAATATTTATCGAGtactaaaactaattaaataacaTCAATAATATAAATTTCACTCTTTGTAACTTATCACTTTGcatttaattatctttgtataatcaaatattattttaatataatataaaactatacTATATTgacaattatatttaatattttacattttgattatatagtaatatatacttttctatattttagtttatctTTGTAAAATATCAATGTTAAAATATGCATATTTTGATAGCTGCTCTTATATTAGATATAAATCTTCTGCGTTTGCTTTTATCtctctttttttgttttgttttttttgtctcTAGAATTTACTTCATGTTCCTTTCAgattatacatacataatacaAGTATACATTATTAAGAAGGCTTTTAGTCTTACTGTAAAGTTTATGAATAATTAATACAATCAACATCTTTAAAGTGTTGAATCCGAATATCTTTTATTACATTTACTTGGTTTTAAATAAGTTTTGAGTTATCATTTGATAAAGTAATACTCATAGGTAATTAGTAATTATTTTATACTTACGATATACCGTCCATTTGACTGGTATAATCCATATACACTTGTGGGATTCCTCCACACTTTCCATCTAATCAATCACTTTTAGTAATATAACATACGTATAGGATGTCCATACATAGCGTATAGGTCCTCGAAAGATCTCGTTTCATCCCGCAACCACTTACAAGACCTGTAGGTTGCCGTCCTATTGGGACCTCGTATGCCACATATAATTAAGTCATTTTAGTTTTTCAGTCGACATTTTGATATGAATTTATACAAACATTTTTCGCATGTAGAGGTCTACTTAATTGGCGAATAGGTTTTATAAATGACATCTAAGCCTGAAAATGTCATAAATAGAAACTGTTAAATAATGTATAATATAAGAGGTGTCTATGTAAGATGACGAGTCCGTCCGTGGTGCGTAATAtaacacaactatatatttttattatttttatataaattctcATTATTAAGTTCTCTTACAAAGTACTAGAGCTAATAGTAACAAAtttacattattaaaaaagataatacaTTATTGATCCAATCCAACCAACTAACTTTACCAACGATTAGTTAACACCGTATGGCCTATGTTAATCAGGCAGGCATTCATATCATCACTCACTTTTTACTTAACTGGAATTATGACGTGCACCTTATAAATGCtaacaaatgttttatattgtAAGCTAGTTCAAAAACAACCCTGAAAAAAGAGCCCATAACCTTTCAACTTCAACCCAACCACAACTCCACAAGTCCACAAATCCACAATCAATTTAATGAAACACATGAGCCAGTTTTTACCACAACTAAAATTTATTGACTAGTTCTAAAGCCACGTCAATCGGCCCTAAAACCATACTAACGTGGCCCAATATTTATCCACTGCCTTGTGTTCATATCTCTCCTATATAACTAACCCACCCTTTCTTCTAAATACTCACTCACTCAAACACAACTAAACCATACTTCGATACACATAATTTTCCTAGCACACATAAGTCTAGAACACATTCTCTGAAATCATTCACACATTTCCAACATATACAAATATGGCTGCTACATCAGTTTTCATTGCAACCCCAGTCACATtaaacctcaacaacaaaaccACCAACTTTTCTTCACAATGTTGTATCAGGAAAAACACCATCAGGTGCATGTCCTCCCCTCAAGATGGCAAAACCACCCCAACTACTGATGGTTCTGCCAAACCAATaattacatcatcatcatcatcatcaaacccATCAACCCCACTCCCACCACCAGCTCCTAAGGTCCCAAAAGTCAGCACCAAGTTTAACGACTTGTTTGCCTTCAGTGGACCAGTGCCCGAAAGAATAAACGGAAGGTTGGCTATGATTGGGTTTGTCTCCGCAATGGCTGTGGAGTTGAGCAACGGTCAAGATCTCTTTACCCAGATATCTGACGGAGGACTAACGGTGTTCGTCGGTACAAGCGTTGTGTTGACGTTGGCGTCGTTAGTGCCGTTGTTTCAAGGGGTGAGAGCCGAGGCCAAGTCAAACGGAGTGATGACTTCAGATGCCGAGTTGTTGAATGGACGTGTCGCCATGTTGGGTCTGATTGCTTTGGCTTTCACTGAGTTTGTTACTGGAAGTGCCCTTGTGTAATTTTGTTACTTAATTTGACAAACACTAGCTGAATTGAAGTATAGATGTAGAAATTAAAGGTGTTGTATGATTTTGTCCCAATGCATATTCAATTTTGATGTATATAACAGTTTTTGTTTGATTATAATTATAAGCATTTCCGACTTTGCTACAAACTTTCATAGTTTAATCTGAATTTGTTTTTAGTTATAGCATATGTTTAAAGGATAAAAACAtgagagtgtaaccaactattatcaaaaggctatgtaatatacccatctactcgacttgctatctaGTGTAACTAACTATGTTTTTTGAGTTAcgcaatgtaagcaaccggtTAGTCATCAAGTTACAGGttaccattttaatttttatttcttttttattaaaaaaattaccaCCTGAAGcaattttcttgtttttaacCAATCCTGCTGTGAGGGCTTTGaacaaaacaccatttttatttcttttaattttcgtGTCGCTTATAAATCTGTGAGCATTTATTGCTTATAATTTAATGAccatttataaagaaaatatactTCACCATTCAATATACACCGACTATTATCATATAACTACAATCctaacattttatttgttttacatgttTTCTTGTTGCATAGAAACAACTTAATTTCACGCTAAAAGTTATTGGTGGAGATTTATCAGCACTTCCAGGA
This genomic window contains:
- the LOC122599801 gene encoding early light-induced protein 2, chloroplastic-like, with protein sequence MAATSVFIATPVTLNLTKNTNFSSQCFFKKNTIRCMSSPQDGSSTPTTDGSAKPMTSSSSTPNPPSMSSTTPPPPPPPAPKVPKVSTKFNDLFAFSGPVPERINGRLAMIGFVSAMAVELSSGQDLFTQISNGGLTVFVGTSVVLTLASLVPLFQGVRAESKSNGVMTSDAELLNGRVAMLGLIALAFTEFVTGSALV
- the LOC122600893 gene encoding early light-induced protein 1, chloroplastic-like, translating into MAATSVFIATPVTLNLNNKTTNFSSQCCIRKNTIRCMSSPQDGKTTPTTDGSAKPIITSSSSSSNPSTPLPPPAPKVPKVSTKFNDLFAFSGPVPERINGRLAMIGFVSAMAVELSNGQDLFTQISDGGLTVFVGTSVVLTLASLVPLFQGVRAEAKSNGVMTSDAELLNGRVAMLGLIALAFTEFVTGSALV